From a single Ornithodoros turicata isolate Travis chromosome 8, ASM3712646v1, whole genome shotgun sequence genomic region:
- the LOC135366678 gene encoding zinc finger protein 143-like: MSNTTIQDLVATQPMGLMDFCSMPVQYECIVAPMPYGGPMPPHMMPQPPSMHPSRGGKMRPQCYICGKKFDHPLQLHTHMQIHVPSFPPDPDPMTEDKMAALSLTVPTAMMPPMGPPPAMSTRRSSAMGSRHHPSSQPPSGSSVTGLHSCYVCRKKFKQLGHLNNHVRLHTGEKPYECQVCQKKFTQSGHLLSHTRMHTNHRPYQCKYCKKTFTQSGHLNNHERLHSGERPYECRVCHKRFTQSGHLSNHMRLHSGERPFECQICTKTFTQSGHLNNHMRLHTGGRPHSCPVCHKRFTQTGHLSNHMRMHTGERPYDCLICEKTFSQSGHLANHVRCHQGGPAPGKSMKSPVQGPPLPAPSRPHIVKLTAAPKQSEPGSTDAGDEQGCETNEEGNRDGYEDRKSWELHKEATAEGQELTEETSAMVSHEHHAEPEQGGQEFLQVPQHPFQQDMQQLSHHVIPYEAQHPSLQDQDQSSIQHEIQRLVQHGFQHEPHHAIQHEFQHDSLHGIQHGVQHVVCHEVQHVVRHEIQHVVQHEIQHVVQHEVQHGVQYAIQHDLQHEPQYGIQHGGIQGIQHDAKSGIQYEFQHGLHHEMQREVVHHEYQRELQHGYQHGMQQIIQHEPTHLIQQEVQYGIQHEVKYDVQAT, from the exons ATGAGCAACACGACCATACAGGACCTTGTCGCGACACAACCCATGGGCCTTATGGATTTCTGCTCCATGCCCGTTCAATATGAATGCATCGTCGCCCCCATGCCCTACGGTGGCCCCATGCCGCCCCACATGATGCCCCAACCACCTTCGATGCACCCTTCAAGAGGGGGCAAGATGCGTCCGCAGTGCTACATATGCGGCAAGAAGTTCGACCACCCGTTACAACTCCATACCCACATGCAAATTCACGTCCCGTCCTTTCCACCCGACCCGGATCCCATGACCGAGGACAAGATGGCCGCCCTGTCGCTAACGGTTCCGACGGCGATGATGCCCCCCATGGGACCGCCCCCCGCTATGTCTACCAGGAGATCGTCTGCCATGGGATCGAGACATCACCCTTCGTCTCAGCCGCCGAGCGGTTCCTCTGTCACCGGCCTTCATTCCTGCTACGTTTGTAGGAAAAAGTTCAAGCAGTTGGGACACCTGAACAACCATGTCAGACTGCACACGGGTGAGAAACCCTACGAGTGCCAg GTTTGCCAGAAAAAGTTCACTCAAAGCGGCCACCTGCTAAGCCACACAAGGATGCACACAAACCACCGTCCCTACCAGTGCAAGTACTGCAAGAAGACCTTCACGCAAAGTGGACACCTCAACAACCACGAGCGCCTGCATTCTGGAGAAAGACCATACGAGTGCCGAGTTTGCCACAAGAGATTCACACAGAGTGGCCATCTCAGCAACCATATGAGGCTGCACTCCGGGGAAAGGCCCTTCGAATGCCAG ATCTGCACAAAGACCTTCACGCAGAGCGGTCACCTGAACAACCACATGAGACTGCACACGGGGGGGCGCCCTCACTCGTGTCCCGTGTGTCACAAACGTTTCACCCAGACTGGCCATTTGAGTAACCACATGCGCATGCACACGGGGGAAAGACCGTACGACTGCCTCATATGCGAGAAGACCTTCTCGCAGAGCGGCCATCTTGCCAACCACGTTCGATGTCACCAGGGAGGTCCTGCACCAGG GAAGTCTATGAAGTCTCCAGTGCAGGGACCCCCTCTACCGGCACCTTCTCGTCCGCACATTGTGAAGCTGACAGCGGCACCGAAACAGAGTGAACCCGGCAGCACTGATGCTGGAGACGAACAGGGTTGTGAGACTAACGAAGAAGGGAACCGAGATGGGTATGAAGACCGAAAGAGCTGG GAGCTTCATAAAGAAGCAACAGCGGAAGGTCAAGAGCTGACCGAAGAAACTTCAGCCATGGTATCTCATGAACACCACGCGGAGCCTGAGCAGGGCGGTCAAGAGTTTCTCCAAGTACCACAGCATCCGTTTCAGCAGGACATGCAGCAGCTATCTCACCACGTCATTCCTTACGAAGCTCAACACCCCAG TTTGCAAGATCAGGACCAGAGCTCTATTCAGCACGAAATCCAAAGACTCGTTCAGCATGGATTTCAGCACGAACCGCACCACGCTATTCAACACGAGTTTCAGCACGACTCTCTGCACGGCATTCAGCACGGCGTTCAACATGTCGTTTGCCACGAGGTTCAGCACGTGGTCCGCCATGAAATTCAGCACGTCGTTCAGCACGAGATACAACACGTTGTGCAGCACGAAGTTCAGCACGGCGTTCAGTACGCCATCCAGCATGACCTCCAACACGAACCCCAGTACGGAATTCAGCATGGCGGCATTCAGGGGATCCAACACGACGCAAAGTCTGGTATTCAGTACGAGTTTCAGCACGGACTTCACCACGAAATGCAGCGTGAAGTTGTTCATCATGAATATCAGCGCGAACTACAACACGGGTATCAGCATGGAATGCAGCAGATCATTCAGCACGAACCAACGCATTTGATCCAACAAGAAGTTCAGTACGGAATCCAGCATGAAGTAAAGTACGACGTTCAGGCCACGTAA